From one Doryrhamphus excisus isolate RoL2022-K1 chromosome 9, RoL_Dexc_1.0, whole genome shotgun sequence genomic stretch:
- the LOC131135876 gene encoding ankyrin repeat and SOCS box protein 9-like, producing MSGGREETPPGSQSQAAVFFSNPLMSDVESDWAPIHDAAFNGRVLNLHRLIAQGARVNLSTLDRVTPLHGACIAGHASCAKLLLQNGAHVNSVTLNGQTALSEACSRGHVTCVSLLLRHGASTSGSDAPMHAAAAKGYPECIESLAEHGADLDYNIDQSGAPLHVACSNQQMTTVRKLLHLGASANSRGSGESPLHIAARLSNPDMVSVLLNHGADASMRNPDGKRPLDLAPPDSAVERLLRQSGGVPPLMQLCRLHIRRTLGKQRLVRIFDLHLPTELEHYLLHVSH from the exons ATGTCAGGAGGACGTGAAGAGACACCGCCGGGCAGTCAAAGTCAAGCTGCTGTTTTCTTCTCCAATCCTCTGATGAGTG ATGTGGAATCAGACTGGGCTCCCATTCACGATGCTGCATTTAATGGACGCGTCCTTAACCTGCACAGGCTCATTGCTCAG GGTGCACGCGTGAACCTGAGCACGCTGGACCGCGTCACCCCCCTCCACGGCGCGTGTATTGCGGGCCATGCGTCCTGTGCTAAGCTTCTGCTGCAAAACGGCGCCCAT GTCAACAGTGTGACGTTAAACGGACAAACGGCGCTATCGGAAGCCTGCTCCcgaggtcatgtgacctgcgTATCGCTGCTCCTTCGGCACGGAGCGAGCACATCGGGGAGCGATGCGCCGATGCACGCGGCTGCGGccaaag GTTACCCAGAATGCATCGAGTCTCTCGCCGAGCACGGCGCTGACCTGGATTATAACATCGACCAATCAGGCGCCCCTCTGCACGTGGCGTGCTCCAATCAGCAGATGACCACCGTGAGGAAGCTTCTTCATCTTG GTGCTAGTGCAAACAGTCGTGGTTCAGGGGAATCGCCCCTGCACATCGCCGCTCGTCTGTCCAATCCAGACATGGTGTCGGTGCTGCTCAACCACGGGGCGGACGCCTCCATGCGGAACCCGGACGGGAAGCGGCCCCTGGACCTGGCGCCCCCCGACAGTGCGGTAGAGAGGCTGCTCAGGCAAAGTGGAG GGGTGCCCCCGCTGATGCAGCTGTGCCGCCTGCACATCAGGAGGACTTTAGGCAAGCAGAGACTGGTTAGGATTTTTGACCTTCACCTCCCCACAGAACTCGAACACTATCTTCTCCACGTGTCACACTAG